One Onthophagus taurus isolate NC chromosome 11, IU_Otau_3.0, whole genome shotgun sequence genomic window carries:
- the LOC139432158 gene encoding uncharacterized protein — translation MNSSDSDEWDEWLMENITNKYKKSKRRYWMHTLYQSREEGEYRKTSLKLRNYPEKFREYYRMDIATYDYILRAISEDIKRYSNFRRCIEPGEKLTICLRYFATGLSFRSLAFSFRVDHYTIGKLVEELCDALWNKLSATHLAVPNQDGFRKISSKFNARWNFPNCVGCIDGKHIEIKCPPKSGTMYYNYKHFYSIVLQGVADADCRFIFIDVGSYGRQSDGGTFAISNLYDFLENYNNTLPPPAPIHGIPDDMPFVLLGDDAYPLKTYLMKPYSKRQLTNQERIFNYRLSRARRCIECTFGILCAKWRLLNKAIETDVEKAIKIVKTICLLHNMVMDFEGSPNIAIARQALEIYRNQNQNNVINNARRIGRTFNNNSNDAKQIREDLNRYFNGPIGSVSFQTNCLNI, via the exons ATGAATTCCTCAGATTCCGATGAATGGGATGAATGGCTAATGGAAAATATTactaataaatacaaaaaatcgaaGCGCCGTTATTGGATGCACACATTATACCAATCACGCGAAGAAGGGGAGTATAGAAAAACTTCTCTAAAGCTTCGAAATTACCCCGAGAAGTTTAGAGAGTATTATCGAATGGATATAGCTACTTATGATTATATTTTAAGAGCTATTTCTGAAGATATAAAACGATATTCAAATTTCAGACGGTGCATTGAACCTGGGGAAAAACTTACAATATGTTTAAG atATTTTGCGACTGGCTTGTCATTTCGTTCGCTAGCATTCTCTTTCCGTGTTGATCATTATACAATTGGAAAACTTGTTGAAGAGCTATGTGATGCGCTTTGGAATAAATTAAGTGCTACACACTTGGCAGTTCCTAATCAAGACGGATTTCGAAAAATCTCATCAAAATTCAACGCAAGATGGAATTTTCCAAATTGTGTAGGTTGCATCGATGGAAAACatatagaaataaaatgtCCACCAAAGTCAGGAACTATGTATTAcaattacaaacatttttattcgatTGTTTTGCAAGGAGTAGCGGATGCAGAttgtcgatttatttttattgacgtGGGCTCTTATGGAAGACAAAGTGACGGAGGAACTTTTGCCATTTCTAACTTGTACGATTTTCTggaaaattacaataatactTTACCTCCACCTGCACCCATTCACGGAATACCCGATGATATGCCGTTTGTTTTGTTGGGTGACGATGCCTACCCGTTAAAAACATACTTAATGAAACCTTATTCAAAAAGGCAACTTACAAATCAGGAACGAATATTTAACTACAGGCTGTCCCGTGCAAGGAGATGTATCGAATGCACTTTTGGTATTTTATGTGCTAAGTGGCGCTTGTTAAATAAGGCCATTGAAACGGATGTAGAAAAggctataaaaattgttaaaacaatttgctTATTGCACAATATGGTTATGGATTTTGAAGGCTCTCCTAATATTGCAATAGCGAGACAAGCGCTTGAAATTTACagaaatcaaaatcaaaataatgtcATCAATAACGCTAGAAGAATTGGCagaacatttaataataattcaaatgaCGCAAAACAAATACGAGAAGACTTGAACCGATATTTTAATGGACCTATCGGATCCGTTTCCTTTCAAACAAACTGTTTAAATATCTAG
- the LOC111420401 gene encoding uncharacterized protein — translation MSICLESDSEIQKFNNNNSIDNDNMNISQIDSGQAKQDDVDYDDNINVQELAASEEANNTIDVYVCNTSSTSEMLQMLPSGSTSTAVTMDSLPSASRPSSSTTTSKTAKSKKKASKLDNYIDTISVKEEDSITQAIAEFFFACNIPFNVIESKYFDNLIKKLCPAYAKRKPGRKTLSSTLLDSVYNNLISETKFGIDQETVVLIDGWKNTSSNSKIITCTLQTVGGQRAFLNAWDLTGEAETAQKLVHIINEAIDLAKRTYHSQIYVIISDNASAMVRMGKDMNHCLWHSTCNSHTANLLAKDVQDKECTNSVTTVLKEFKQADNERAITPLRTGINKKKLK, via the exons ATGTCAATTTGTTTGGAATCAGATTCTGAGATtcagaaatttaataataataactccATTGATAATGATAATATGAATATTAGCCAAATCGATAGTGGTCAAGCAAAACAGGATGATGTCGACTATGACGACAATATCAACGTACAAGAATTG GCTGCCTCTGAAGAAGCTAATAATACGATTGATGTTTACGTATGTAATACAAGTAGTACAAGTGAAATGTTGCAAATGTTGCCATCAGGTTCAACTTCAACAGCCGTTACCATGGATTCTCTACCAAGTGCAAGTAGACCTTCAAGTTCAACAACTACGTCTAAAACCGccaaatcaaagaaaaaagcgTCAAAACTGGATAACTATATAGACACCATTTCTGTTAAAGAAGAAGACAGCATTACACAAGCAATagcagaatttttttttgcctgCAACATTCCATTTAATGTAATTGAATCTAAATATTTTgacaacttaataaaaaaattgtgtccTGCCTATGCAAAAAGAAAACCTGGTAGAAAAACTTTATCAAGTACTCTATTGGATTCTGTATACAATAACTTAatctcagaaactaaattTGGAATAGATCAAGAAACTGTAGTTCTTATTGATGGATGGAAAAACACCTCaagtaattcaaaaattattacatgTACACTTCAGACAGTTGGAG GTCAAAGAGCATTCCTCAATGCTTGGGATTTAACTGGTGAAGCAGAAACTGCCCAAAAACTGGTTCACATAATAAATGAAGCAATAGATTTGGCTAAACGTACATACCATTCCCAAATATATGTAATTATATCTGACAATGCAAGTGCAATGGTACGAATGGGGAAAGATATGAATCATTGTCTCTGGCATTCAACGTGCAATAGCCACACCGCCAACCTTCTAGCCAAAGATGTACAGGATAAAGAATGCACCAATTCTGTTACAACTGTTTTAAAGGAATTTAAACAAGCGGACAATGAAAGGGCTATAACGCCGTTACGTACcggaatcaacaaaaaaaaattgaaataa
- the LOC139432160 gene encoding transcription factor Adf-1-like, with translation MDKSLLIDIIRENPPLWDQRDKRYHNRDIKSLLWKDIGDKMGVSVEQAKKQWELLRDTFRREFKKVNATQSGQEADDEYIEADCKWPYFKYMLFLKDVLLPRKTATNIPSASSSRDLLDASSRNSPNSEVSAINAENVTSQDVVEKDSEIIDKVSEKPKRKRNSFQDEVINIEKKKVKLFEQKLRARACPQNQEDDDDMHFFKSILPHIRKFTDVQKMKVRMEFINIISRELQNINQGTYQNDSNLLSTSTPASSRCSSRIHYILTPTHEETQSSSITINDEPEEPNQPHSQTSSDLQNYIANLELLGS, from the exons ATGGACAAATCACTTTTAATCGACATCATCAGAGAAAATCCACCTCTTTGGGATCAACGGGATAAAAGATACCACAACAGGGATATAAAAAGTCTATTATGGAAAGACATTGGAGACAAAATGGGCGTTTCAG tcGAGCAAGCAAAAAAACAGTGGGAACTTCTACGCGACACGTTTAGAagagaatttaaaaaagtcaACGCAACTCAGTCAGGTCAAGAAGCAGATGATGAATACATTGAGGCTGATTGTAAATGGCCCTACTTCAAATATATGCTGTTCCTGAAAGATGTTTTATTACCCAGAAAAACTGCAACAAATATCCCATCTGCATCTTCTTCACGTGATTTACTAGACGCATCATCAAGAAACTCCCCAAATAGCGAAGTTTCCGCAATAAATGCGGAAAATGTTACCTCACAGGATGTTGTTGAAAAAGATTCGGAAATAATAGATAAAGTATCTGAGAAACCTAAACGAAAACGAAACAGTTTCCAAGATGAGGTAatcaatattgaaaaaaaaaaggtaaaattgTTTGAGCAAAAACTTCGGGCACGAGCTTGTCCACAAAACCAAGAAGACGATGACGAtatgcatttttttaaaagcataCTTCCTCACATTCGCAAATTTACAGATGTCCAAAAAATGAAAGTGAGAATGgagtttattaatattatctcacGAGAACTTCAGAATATTAACCAAGGAACCTACCAAAACGATAGCAACCTACTGTCAACATCAACTCCAGCAAGCAGTAGATGTTCCAGCCGAATTCATTACATTTTAACACCAACTCACGAAGAAACACAAAGTTCTTCTATAACAATAAATGATGAACCTGAAGAACCAAATCAACCACACTCACAAACATCGTCTGACTTACAGAATTACATTGCCAACTTAGAGCTCCTAGGTTCCTAA